In Drosophila simulans strain w501 chromosome 3R, Prin_Dsim_3.1, whole genome shotgun sequence, a single window of DNA contains:
- the LOC6728541 gene encoding protein arginine methyltransferase NDUFAF7 homolog, mitochondrial, protein MLREALRIGSRRWYSYKSVRRPNLGATSAPKMEPPKEQPESSSKAESGDGSLAKQLRAKILSTGPIPVAEYMREVLTNPQAGYYMNRDVFGREGDFITSPEISQIFGELVGIWLVSEWRKMGSPSPFQLVELGPGRGTLARDVLKVLTKFKQDAEFSMHMVEVSPFLSKAQAQRFCYSHQTLPEDAQLPHYQEGTTASGTKAFWHHRLEDVPQGFSLVLAHEFFDALPVHKLQLVDGKWQEVLIDVASSDGAQEGSFRYVLSRSQTPVSSLYRPLPGETRSCLEHSLETERQVGLLAERIERDGGIALVMDYGHFGEKTDTFRAFKQHKLHDPLVEPGSADLTADVDFKLVRHIAETRGNVHCCGPVEQGLFLQRMQGEARLEQLLAHALPENQEIIRSGYEMLTDPSQMGSRFKFLAMFPGVLATHLDKYPVVGFS, encoded by the exons ATGTTACGCGAGGCTCTTAGGATCGGCAGCAGGCGCTGGTACAGCTACAAGTCCGTCCGTCGTCCGAATCTGGGCGCCACTAGTGCTCCAAAGATGGAGCCGCCAAAGGAGCAGCCAGAGTCGTCCTCCAAAGCGGAGAGCGGAGATGGCAGCCTGGCCAAGCAGCTGCGGGCCAAAATTCTGTCCACCGGACCCATTCCTGTGGCCGAGTACATGCGCGAAGTGCTGACCAACCCCCAAGCTGGCTACTACATGAACCGGGATGTGTTCGGTCGAGAGGGCGACTTCATAACCTCGCCGGAAATATCACAGATCTTCGGAGAG CTCGTAGGGATTTGGCTGGTGAGCGAGTGGCGCAAAATGGGCAGTCCCTCGCCCTTTCAACTGGTGGAGCTTGGTCCAGGTCGCGGCACTCTGGCTAGGGACGTGTTGAAGGTGCTCACCAAGTTCAAGCAGGACGCCGAGTTCTCGATGCACATGGTGGAGGTTAGTCCGTTTCTGAGCAAGGCACAGGCACAGCGCTTCTGCTACTCCCACCAAACCCTGCCGGAGGACGCACAGTTGCCCCATTACCAGGAGGGCACAACGGCCAGTGGAACGAAGGCATTCTGGCACCATCGGCTAGAGGATGTGCCCCAGGGATTCTCCCTAGTTCTCGCCCACGAGTTCTTCGACGCCCTGCCTGTGCACAAGCTGCAACTGGTCGATGGCAAGTGGCAGGAGGTGCTCATCGATGTGGCATCCTCTGATGGCGCACAAGAAGGTAGCTTCCGATATGTGCTCTCACGTAGCCAAACGCCCGTTTCGAGTCTTTATCGACCGCTGCCCGGCGAGACACGATCCTGTTTGGAGCACTCCCTGGAGACGGAACGACAGGTGGGACTGCTCGCCGAGCGCATTGAACGGGATGGCGGCATCGCTCTAGTCATGGATTATGGCCATTTTGGAGAGAAAACCGACACTTTCCGGGCCTTCAAGCAGCACAAGCTGCACGATCCGCTGGTGGAGCCGGGCAGTGCTGATCTCACGGCCGATGTGGACTTTAAGCTAGTGCGGCACATCGCCGAGACACGCGGAAATGTTCACTGCTGCGGTCCCGTGGAGCAGGGACTGTTTCTGCAGCGAATGCAGGGCGAGGCTCGACTGGAGCAGCTGTTGGCACATGCGCTGCCCGAAAATCAGGAGATCATTCGCTCTGGCTACGAGATGCTCACAGATCCCTCCCAGATGGGCAGTCGCTTTAAGTTCCTGGCCATGTTTCCCGGCGTGCTGGCTACCCACCTAGACAAATACCCTGTCGTCGGATTTAGTTAG
- the LOC6728542 gene encoding GRIP and coiled-coil domain-containing protein 1 yields the protein MEKRQRELEALVSTQKEQLGRYEKRLKDVVTAYKGLLKEKEALETSLAAHAEATAVGESGSPSRELESKKTSTDSADGATEGAAQGPFVPPAEGQLQTQIITLMNSLATLSAEKSRMEASFQADKKQLRSQIAQKEQTIQELNTRAKEQAARAKSDVDEVKAKWIVERQEREKETNNQMLMIRELQKLYADERHLKDNIEMQLNNFKTQFASNEAENSRLRELQSQLKEARSQLKQFQTKAEHSAAASASADSAALLQQVRLEMQQLKEQHSVAIRQEQRRVLRAEEQSRRQAALHEDRVASLEARLAELSTTVGTYDRLRQQDQDSIHDLKQQLQDLEQAHVRPTSNSRALNEDVDVATLVDEMVRLKKLLTTANARSANPLDLGEILSFSGQTATRVESHAHCEQQLQGVQQMLEASKQQRQLLEQKVQLQHSHIQTLQEKVQVLNRNIDEAEVELKQQGEKLRLALKNERTKWQEAKAELENETRCKLNELEQLLQKQRQRSLQLLDEKEQEIKTLQTSFEVFHSASGVGSTLATPTLEAAADSFHYSSDTDSVEGEQRERKVKVRSKKMSMGENCHMLHYANELARKDIEITTLRKAKYAAESTLRKAIQDKVTSQQEMHEKIECLEEQVDRLERCKTREGANLEYLKNVIISYIVTRDADGKRHMLNAISAVLQFTTAEMQAINASFQKK from the exons ATGGAGAAGCGACAGAGGGAGCTGGAGGCGCTGGTGTCCACCCAAAAGGAGCAACTGGGGCGCTATGAGAAGCGTCTAAAAG ACGTGGTCACTGCCTACAAGGGTCTGCTTAAGGAGAAGGAGGCATTGGAGACGAGTCTGGCGGCGCACGCGGAGGCCACGGCAGTGGGCGAGTCCGGATCGCCGTCCAGGGAGCTGGAGTCTAAAAAAACCAGCACCGACTCTGCGGATGGAGCAACCGAGGGCGCTGCACAGGGTCCTTTTGTTCCGCCAGCCGAGGGTCAACTGCAGACCCAAATTATCACCCTGATGAACTCGCTGGCCACTCTTTCCGCTGAGAAATCCCGCATGGAGGCCTCCTTCCAGGCGGATAAAAAGCAACTGCGCAGCCAAATCGCCCAAAAGGAGCAGACCATACAGGAGCTTAATACACGGGCCAAGGAGCAGGCTGCGCGGGCCAAAAGCGACGTGGACGAGGTCAAGGCAAAGTGGATTGTGGAGCGACAGGAGCGCGAGAAGGAGACCAACAACCAAATGCTCATGATCCGCGAACTGCAGAAGCTCTATGCGGACGAGCGGCATCTAAAGGACAACATCGAGATGCAGTTGAACAACTTCAAGACCCAGTTCGCCAGCAACGAGGCGGAAAACAGCCGGCTGCGGGAATTGCAGTCCCAGCTAAAGGAGGCTCGCTCCCAGCTAAAACAGTTCCAGACCAAGGCAGAGCACTCTGCAGCAGCGTCAGCGAGTGCAGACAGCGCCGCTCTCCTTCAGCAAGTGCGCCTTGAGATGCAGCAGCTGAAGGAGCAGCATTCAGTGGCCATTCGTCAGGAACAGCGACGCGTGCTGCGAGCAGAGGAACAGAGTCGCAGGCAGGCGGCGCTGCACGAGGATCGCGTGGCCAGTCTAGAGGCACGCCTGGCGGAGCTCAGCACCACTGTGGGCACCTACGACCGCTTGCGTCAGCAAGATCAGGACAGCATCCATGATTtgaagcagcagctgcaggatcTAGAGCAGGCACACGTGCGTCCAACATCCAATTCAAGGGCGCTTAACGAAGATGTGGACGTAGCCACGCTGGTTGACGAGATGGTGCGCCTGAAGAAACTGCTTACCACAGCCAATGCCCGTTCTGCCAATCCACTGGATCTCGGGGAGATCCTATCATTTAGCGGCCAAACAGCTACGCGAGTCGAGAGTCACGCCCACTGCGAGCAACAGCTTCAGGGTGTGCAGCAAATGCTCGAGGCATCcaagcagcagcgacagctaCTCGAACAGAaggtgcagctgcagcactcGCACATCCAAACGCTGCAGGAGAAGGTGCAGGTGCTCAATCGCAACATCGACGAGGCGGAAGTCGAACTAAAGCAGCAGGGCGAAAAGCTGCGCCTGGCATTGAAAAACGAGCGAACCAAGTGGCAGGAAGCCAAGGCTGAACTGGAGAACGAGACGCGCTGCAAACTGAACGAGCTGGAACAGCTACTGCAGAAGCAGCGCCAGAGGTCACTGCAGCTGCTGGacgagaaggagcaggagatcAAGACACTGCAGACCTCCTTCGAGGTCTTTCACTCGGCCAGCGGTGTGGGCAGCACActggccacacccacactGGAAGCAGCTGCCGATTCCTTTCACTATTCCTCCGACACCGACAGCGTGGAGGGCGAGCAGCGGGAAAGGAAGGTGAAGGTGCGCTCCAAGAAAATGTCGATGGGCGAGAACTGCCACATGCTGCACTACGCCAACGAGTTGGCGCGCAAGGACATCGAAATCACGACACTGCGGAAAGCCAAGTACGCCGCCGAGTCGACGCTGCGAAAGGCGATCCAGGACAAGGTGACATCTCAGCAAGAAATGCACGAGAAAATCGAGTGCCTGGAAGAGCAGGTGGACAG ACTCGAACGTTGCAAGACGCGCGAGGGTGCCAATCTGGAGTACCTGAAGAACGTTATTATCAGCTACATTGTTACCCGAGACGCGGACGGCAAGCGTCACATGCTGAACGCCATCTCGGCGGTGCTCCAGTTCACCACCGCAGAGATGCAGGCGATCAATGCATCATTCCAGAAGAAATAA
- the LOC6728550 gene encoding 60S ribosomal protein L3 isoform X2, whose translation MSHRKFSAPRHGSMAFYPKKRSARHRGKVKAFPKDDASKPVHLTCFIGYKAGMTHIVREADRPGSKINKKEVVEAVTVLETPPMIVVGAVGYIETPFGLRALVNVWAQHLSEECRRRFYKNCSSISLLRELFKSLNVV comes from the exons ATG TCTCATCGTAAGTTCTCGGCACCCCGCCATGGCTCCATGGCCTTCTACCCCAAGAAGCGCTCAGCTCGCCATCGCGGTAAGGTTAAGGCCTTCCCCAAGGATGACGCCAGCAAGCCAGTCCATCTGACCTGCTTCATCGGCTACAAGGCCGGCATGACGCACATTGTGCGCGAGGCCGATCGCCCTGGATCCA AGATCAACAAGAAGGAGGTGGTTGAAGCCGTCACCGTTCTGGAGACCCCGCCCATGATTGTGGTCGGTGCTGTCGGCTACATCGAGACTCCCTTCGGACTCCGTGCCCTGGTCAACGTTTGGGCCCAGCATCTGTCCGAGGAGTGCCGTCGTCGCTTCTACAAGAACTG TTCTTCGATCAGCTTGCTGAGAGAGCTTTTCAAATCGCTGAACGTTGTGTGA
- the LOC6728555 gene encoding J domain-containing protein CG6693 produces the protein MSTLELCEKYFGTRDVYKLMELERGAGEKEVKKAYHKLSLLVHPDRVPEEQKAESTEKFKVLSKLYQVLTDTQKRALYDEQGVIDDDDESESKLSSWLELWSKIFKPITEEDINNYEKEYVESELERTDLKKAYLGGKGCINYLMNHVPFMKVEDEPRIQKIIQDMIASGEVPEYKIFTEEPAAKRKKRHQKYAREFKEAKVIKERLQRRQKEKDDQDLADNGGDLQQMILARRNQRESNFGSLMDRLMEKYGNDDDSDTVDFSAFEKKKKKSKKPAAKQVPKQKLNGVKAGRVEKGKN, from the coding sequence ATGTCGACGCTTGAGCTGTGCGAAAAGTATTTTGGGACGCGCGATGTGTACAAGCTGATGGAACTGGAACGCGGCGCCGGCGAGAAGGAGGTGAAGAAGGCATACCACAAGCTCTCCCTGCTCGTTCATCCCGATCGAGTgccggaggagcagaaggCAGAGTCCACCGAGAAGTTCAAGGTGCTATCGAAGCTATACCAGGTGCTCACCGACACGCAGAAGCGGGCGCTGTACGACGAGCAGGGCGTgatcgacgacgacgatgagaGCGAGTCCAAGCTGTCGTCGTGGCTGGAGTTATGGAGCAAAATCTTCAAGCCCATCACCGAGGAGGATATCAACAACTATGAGAAGGAGTATGTGGAATCGGAGCTGGAGCGCACTGATCTGAAGAAGGCGTATCTGGGCGGCAAGGGTTGCATCAACTATCTGATGAACCATGTGCCCTTCATGAAGGTGGAGGACGAGCCGCGCATTCAGAAGATCATTCAGGACATGATTGCCAGCGGCGAGGTGCCCGAGTACAAGATCTTCACCGAGGAGCCGGCAGCCAAGCGCAAGAAGCGCCACCAGAAGTACGCGCGCGAATTCAAGGAGGCCAAGGTGATCAAGGAGCGTTTGCAGCGCCGCCAGAAGGAGAAGGACGACCAGGATCTGGCCGACAACGGTGGGGATTTGCAGCAAATGATCCTGGCGCGTCGCAATCAGCGCGAGTCCAACTTTGGCTCCCTAATGGACCGCCTGATGGAGAAGTACGGCAACGATGACGACTCCGACACTGTTGACTTCAGCGCCTtcgagaagaagaagaagaagtcaAAGAAGCCCGCCGCCAAGCAGGTGCCCAAACAGAAGCTCAATGGAGTCAAGGCGGGCCGTGTGGAGAAGGGCAAGAACTAG
- the LOC6728550 gene encoding 60S ribosomal protein L3 isoform X1, with translation MSHRKFSAPRHGSMAFYPKKRSARHRGKVKAFPKDDASKPVHLTCFIGYKAGMTHIVREADRPGSKINKKEVVEAVTVLETPPMIVVGAVGYIETPFGLRALVNVWAQHLSEECRRRFYKNWYKSKKKAFTKASKKWTDDLGKKSIENDFRKMLRYCKVIRVIAHSQIRLIKQRQKKAHVMEIQLNGGSIEDKVKWAREHLEKPIQVSNVFGQDEMIDCVGVTKGKGFKGVTSRWHTKKLPRKTHKGLRKVACIGAWHPSRVSTTVARAGQKGYHHRTEINKKIYRIGAGIHTKDGKVIKNNASTEYDLTDKSITPMGGFPHYGEVNNDFVMIKGCCIGSKKRIITLRKSLLKHTKRSALEQIKLKFIDTSSKMGHGRFQTPADKLAFMGPLKKDRLKEEAAATTAAAAAATTTSA, from the exons ATG TCTCATCGTAAGTTCTCGGCACCCCGCCATGGCTCCATGGCCTTCTACCCCAAGAAGCGCTCAGCTCGCCATCGCGGTAAGGTTAAGGCCTTCCCCAAGGATGACGCCAGCAAGCCAGTCCATCTGACCTGCTTCATCGGCTACAAGGCCGGCATGACGCACATTGTGCGCGAGGCCGATCGCCCTGGATCCA AGATCAACAAGAAGGAGGTGGTTGAAGCCGTCACCGTTCTGGAGACCCCGCCCATGATTGTGGTCGGTGCTGTCGGCTACATCGAGACTCCCTTCGGACTCCGTGCCCTGGTCAACGTTTGGGCCCAGCATCTGTCCGAGGAGTGCCGTCGTCGCTTCTACAAGAACTG GTACAAGAGCAAGAAGAAGGCCTTCACCAAGGCCAGCAAGAAGTGGACCGATGATCTCGGCAAGAAGAGCATCGAGAATGACTTCCGCAAGATGCTGCGCTACTGCAAGGTGATCCGTGTGATTGCCCACTCGCAG ATCCGCTTGATCAAGCAGCGCCAAAAGAAGGCCCATGTCATGGAGATCCAGCTGAACGGCGGCTCCATCGAGGACAAGGTCAAGTGGGCTCGCGAGCACTTGGAGAAGCCCATCCAGGTCAGCAACGTCTTCGGCCAGGACGAGATGATCGACTGTGTCGGCGTGACCAAGGGTAAGGGTTTCAAGGGTGTCACCTCGCGTTGGCACACCAAGAAGCTGCCCCGCAAGACGCACAAGGGTCTGCGTAAGGTGGCCTGTATTGGTGCCTGGCATCCGTCGCGTGTGTCCACCACCGTGGCCCGTGCCGGTCAGAAGGGTTACCATCACCGTACCGAGATCAACAAGAAGATCTACCGCATCGGAGCTGGCATCCACACCAAGGACGGCAAG GTCATCAAGAACAACGCCTCTACCGAGTACGATCTGACCGACAAGAGCATCACGCCCATGGGTGGCTTCCCCCACTACGGTGAGGTCAACAACGACTTCGTCATGATCAAGGGCTGCTGCATCGGCTCCAAGAAGCGCATCATCACCCTGCGCAAGTCCCTGCTGAAGCACACCAAGCGCTCTGCCCTGGAGCAGATCAAGCTCAAGTTCATCGACACATCGTCCAAGATGGGTCACGGTCGCTTCCAGACCCCTGCCGACAAGCTGGCCTTCATGGGCCCGCTCAAGAAGGATCGTCTCAAGGAGGAGGCTGCAGCTAccaccgccgctgctgccgccgccaccaccaccagcgcTTAA
- the LOC6728544 gene encoding DPH3 homolog, which yields MSIYHDEVEIEDFEYDEEEEMYYYPCPCGDRFQISKEELIEGEEVATCPSCSLVIKVIYDPEMFKAEEDEESALNEKLGDLKLEKN from the exons ATGAGCATCTATCACGACGAGGTGGAGATCGAGGACTTCGAgtacgacgaggaggaggagatgtACTACTATCCCTGTCCATGCGGCGATCGATTTCAGATCTCCAAG GAGGAGCTAATCGAGGGCGAGGAGGTGGCCACCTGTCCCAGCTGCTCCCTAGTCATCAAGGTCATATACGATCCG GAGATGTTCAAAGCTGAGGAGGATGAAGAAAGTGCGCTGAACGAGAAGCTCGGCGACCTGAAGCTCGAGAAGAACTAA
- the LOC6728549 gene encoding antigen 5 like allergen Cul n 1, whose product MAIKSLILLTSLLGLSLAADYCALPTCLDKHIACNNKGNFSENCPKDVREVKIEPHHKLILTLFNELRNNVAGGKIEGLPKAVRMAKMSWCEELSHLALLNVKTCESLPDKCRSTERFAYAGQNNAVFQYSGAETEYTDAEIIKEQIENWFAERSNASPEILASFPEELPNKAVTKFTIAVAEKNTHVGCAAVRFSRDFYNHFVLTCNFATSNIVGQPVYTPGEKATTGCKNRYGAAYDYPNLCYAKEIYDNEKVIENTQTI is encoded by the exons ATGGCCATAAAGTCTCTGATTTTGCTTACTTCCCTGCTGGGATTGAGCCTTGCAGCAGACTACTGTGCCCTGCCCACTTGCCTGGACAAGCACATAGCCTGCAACAACAAGGGA AACTTCAGTGAAAACTGTCCCAAGGACGTGCGTGAGGTGAAGATCGAGCCGCACCACAAACTCATCCTGACCCTCTTCAACGAGCTGCGCAACAACGTGGCTGGAGGCAAGATAGAAGGACTACCGAAAGCAGTCCGCATGGCCAAGATGTCCTGGTGCGAGGAGCTCTCCCACCTGGCCCTACTGAACGTAAAGACCTGTGAGTCCCTGCCGGATAAATGCCGCAGCACCGAGAGATTCGCCTACGCCGGCCAGAACAACGCCGTGTTCCAGTACAGTGGAGCCGAGACGGAGTACACCGATGCGGAAATAATAAAGGAGCAGATCGAAAACTGGTTTGCTGAGCGCTCGAATGCTTCTCCCGAGATCCTCGCCAGCTTCCCGGAGGAGCTTCCCAACAAGGCGGTGACCAAGTTCACCATCGCGGTGGCCGAGAAAAACACCCATGTGGGATGTGCCGCCGTGCGCTTCTCCCGGGACTTTTACAACCACTTCGTACTCACCTGCAACTTCGCCACCTCGAACATTGTGGGTCAGCCTGTCTACACTCCGGGAGAGAAGGCCACCACCGGGTGCAAGAACCGATATGGAGCCGCCTACGACTACCCCAACCTGTGCTACGCCAAGGAGATCTACGACAACGAGAAGGTCATCGAGAACACACAGACGATATAG
- the LOC6728543 gene encoding dnaJ homolog subfamily C member 17, giving the protein MASKKYSDVNLYDLLGISLECDQNEIRKAYRKKALECHPDKNPDNPKAVERFHELSKALEILTDESARAAYDKVLKAKKAAELRTRQLDGKRQKLKLELEEREQAALHKLAKSRPYSTVTKSDEEVLQEQIERLRREGSRLLEEEQRAMQEQFRRNHAEQKKLQQQPVQFDSAQHRIKMKWKAEPGQDYTQQDLLKYLKKYGDVVALVVNSKRRGRAMVELATREACDMVLAYEKGDPAKPLHFEWVTPPAADKQTPKSATTGCSVSPTDYEDLVMRKLRQAEERKRLIEQMMKDDEGE; this is encoded by the coding sequence ATGGCTAGCAAAAAGTACAGTGACGTGAATCTTTACGATCTTCTGGGCATTTCCCTCGAGTGTGATCAAAATGAGATACGCAAGGCGTACCGCAAGAAGGCCCTCGAGTGCCATCCCGACAAGAATCCGGACAATCCGAAGGCAGTCGAGCGCTTCCATGAATTGTCCAAGGCCCTGGAGATCCTCACGGATGAATCCGCGCGCGCAGCTTACGACAAAGTGCTGAAGGCCAAGAAGGCGGCGGAGCTAAGGACTCGCCAACTGGACGGGAAGCGGcagaagctgaagctggagctggaggaacGCGAACAGGCGGCACTGCACAAGCTGGCGAAGAGCAGACCATACAGCACAGTGACCAAAAGCGACGAGGAGGTGCTGCAGGAGCAGATCGAGCGGCTGCGCCGCGAGGGTTCCCGcctgctggaggaggagcagcgagCCATGCAGGAGCAGTTCCGGCGCAATCACGCGGAGCAAAAgaaactgcagcaacagccggTCCAGTTTGATTCCGCCCAGCATCGCATCAAGATGAAGTGGAAGGCCGAACCCGGCCAGGATTACACACAGCAAGATCTGCTCAAGTATCTGAAGAAGTACGGCGACGTGGTGGCCCTGGTTGTCAACAGCAAGCGACGCGGACGCGCCATGGTGGAGCTGGCCACGCGCGAAGCCTGCGACATGGTCTTGGCCTACGAGAAGGGCGATCCCGCCAAGCCGCTGCACTTCGAGTGGGTAACGCCGCCGGCAGCAGACAAGCAGACACCCAAATCGGCAACCACTGGGTGCAGTGTGTCGCCTACCGACTACGAGGACCTGGTCATGCGAAAGCTGCGCCAAGCTGAGGAACGTAAGAGGCTCATTGAGCAGATGATGAAGGACGACGAGGGCGAATAA